Within Apostichopus japonicus isolate 1M-3 chromosome 23, ASM3797524v1, whole genome shotgun sequence, the genomic segment TTatggtgggggaggtgggggtagGTGGAGGGATGTTTATACCCCTGGATCTGTAAGAGAATTGAGAATTTAAGgcctcaaatatatatattttttttaacaaataatTTTACCATTTTCACAGCAACTGAACAAGTTTTGACAATAATTTAAATGCAATTAGTTGCATTTTCTTTTGGAATGTATAAAAACCTGTTATCGTGTCTGTCAATTTTGAAAATCAACTTCCAAGAAGAATTGATTATCGTTACTGTGGGAGTGTTCTGTATGCATCGTaaagtgtttattttatttattccaaaataactttattattatttattttatagatTTATGGAAATAGAAAGCTAATGcatatttatttcaaagtaAATGTATATAAAATTGTCACATATCGTATTCTAACTACAAAGAGTcgtattaaaattaatttatccTATTGTCTTATAATATCAGAGGTTCAAAATGTGAGTACTGTAAATAGAGAATTGTCTTAAAAACAACTATTTGTGTCTATGACGTCAGGCCTCTGAACAGGGCTAGAGTTGATAATACATGATGGGTCATGCCAATGGAATCAGAGCAGAcgtttgtaaatatttctgaCTTCTGTATTAATGTCGTCATGATCACGTGACCATTGGCGCCCCATGTACGGGAATAGCCTTTACAATGGGCTCAAAGTGgtaatgatgacgtcacaattgcgTTTATCATTCGTCTTTAGTTTTTACTTAAGTTAATTTTGTCTAATAGATAGGAAGTTACATATATCCTTACTTTAGAGTAACGAAACTTACATCGGAAATATGCACAAGCCGaaccttatttgcatatatactcAATGGCGTCATTCATAAGATTACTTCTTTAGCTAGGTGAAGACGTGCGTTATTTGTTTGGGAGTACACTATGGTTTATTAAAGCAGGTATAGGGTTTAGACTTTAAATGAAAGGATTAGCCATTTCAAAATAATGAGCAAATACTGGTAAGGGTTCcaattaattttgttaattaaaGAAGAGCAATGTAGATACTAACTCGCTATAGCATTTCTATATGTGACGTCACAAGCTAAACTGGCCAATAAAAATCATCAGTATAGATTGTCTTCAGTTTTAGTGAAGCAATCCAAACTatgcaaaaaggaaaaaaaaaacattgaaaaaaggGAATTATGGAAATGGTGCTTCTGGCTTTCATGAGTTTCACATATAGACTCACACGACTCGTCGTGGGCAAATAGCTTGATAGTGAGAGATGTTTATTGTTGATTGGAAAACGTGTGACCAATAttagactttctagcatattcagGGTCAACACTGAACGTTTTCTGAGGTCAGAtatgaataattgaaaatatatcaagAAAAAAGATATTGTGCCGTATTTGTCGATTTACCATTGATCAATTTTCATTTGCAACAaatttattgaatatatatttatcagattAAAATTCTCCTCTTGTAAATGATTTGATACACATTTTATTGCTTGATAGAGAATACATTACATTATCGATACTCGATTTTTTCGAAATATTTTACTTCATTCTGAAATCGTGATAAACTCAACTGAACAAGTTTCCATGCTAGatattcaacaaaataaaagtttagaGCCTACGGGCCAAATGGACAGTGCGCTAGACTAAACAGTTCAGCCGCTTTCACTGATGAATGACAGGTGTTTAAAGGATCACTTCTCAAACAGTAAATACAACCTGGACGGCTCATAACTTTTACTGGTCTACAACATAGGGTAGGCCTActtagttttgttttgtctgCAGTCGTCCTTTAAGAATTTTGGCGCGTATGTCGAAAGGTTATCGGTATCGAAAAAAGTGTTTACTTAAAGGGGACACAAGCTCAATCATCATCTTTAGCTTATTTGACAGGTTTGTGCAGAAGAGCTCCTCTCCTTGCTTCGTTTTGTGGGAGATCTGTTATGTCAAAGTGTAACTATACTATATGCATACTGTTTTTCACTTTCTTTATTCATCTGTCAATAATTTCAAGGTAAACAAACTGTTAACAGCGTCGAAGTCAATGGCATCATTATTTCACTTTcagaggtttcaatattttagattaagTATTCGCAAAACCATCTTCATTACCTAAAATccataaaacaagaaaaacatgaaaagtgatgatgtcatattgatgaagaaacattaaatttgCGATACTTGCAAACGGAATGATATTTTCTTAATATAGCTGTTTGGATTAGTCAGTTCATGATATCACTTAGGCCAATAATGGTTGTTGGTTTTCTGTCTCCTTTGAAATAACTGTTCATCTAGTGCAAGAAACTATATGATAGCTGTTCATAACACTTATCTTTGTACCTCTTGAAAATGTAATTCTTTAATATAAACGTTCATACACAgtttcatacatacatatatacgtacacacatacatacatgtggaTGGCAATGTGGCATGGTAGGGCATGGGTGTATGTGGGTTGGGAGTTGGATTTACAGATCTCTATATCTTGGAAACGTCTCTTGTCTAATAATGGTGACGTCTATGTAAACGAAAGGAATCTATTCACCATTTACTAAactaaaggaaagaaaaagcaaGACACAATTTTGATAAGTGTTCcatatttgtatacatatctgtatgtatataaatctgcagtggaattacgaccttccttaccggtttcgaacctctggacatacaatcagcgtccatagcctagtggttagggtgtccgcatataaagcgagaggcccgggttcgaatcccgacGGAGGCTggaagattatatatatatatatatatatatatatatatatatatatatatatatacacattgtgCAATACCTCGATATGTATACACTATTCGCTTTACACTGTACGGCCTTCTTTACAGGCTCAATAGTTATCATAAATTTAAGCctccaaataataataaagaatatAAGCATTTTCAATTAAATCGCTGATCCGTGTTAAGTAAAAAATCAAAAGAACGAACAATAATTTGGCAAACCGcatatttcatctttttttcaaagttattGAAGCTTTTGATCAATTATGAGACGCATTGTGGTCTTCATTGAAAATTGGAGTCACACCTAAACTTTGTTTAGATTATAGTTACCATTGCGTGCGACATAAAACAAGGTACTGCAAAGTTATACTGAAAGGATTTTAGTTCGACTtttatcatatatcatacaTTTCATTTAACGCTATGATATAATATTTTGCTGTTCTAACAATAGCATTTTTAAAGCCAAAGAGAAAGATTTACTTATGAATAGAGTATCAACACGTTTGCATTTCTTTATTGGATCTTGTTTATGTACTAAATTCAATAGGACCAAAATTCTTGGCACGCAATATTATTGTCTAATATTATTGCGCGTAAAGAttaataacaaaaatgaaacattgaaaAGGTTTATTTATAGATTCAAAATGTAGGGAGGTAACCTTCTCTTTATAGACCTACATGCTTTTAATGGGTTTAGTTAAAATAAAACCTATCGTTAGTTATACTACTGAATGGTGAAGCCGTGGTATAGCGGTTAAAATGTCGATATGTTCCTGCATGGGTTCAAGTCCTCACCAAGAGTAAGATTTTCTTAACCGATTCAAAATTGCTGCTTGGCAGTGTTGTTAACTGAGCGGGCTCCGTTCCGTGCATTTTGGTATAACTAGTTTTCGAATTGGGAACTTGGGTTTGGTTctgctttttcatttttgttcagGCCTCTCGAAATCTCGTTCACCATATAGCTGCAGCGGTATTTGAATGGTGTGCCTTCACTTCACTCAGTAGTTCAGAAAGTGGCCAGATGCTAAGGTATTCCATTGTCCGtcgttaaggggggggggggggtggggggggggagggggagggtggttgGTAGTTATTCATAACAATCATTATCTATGGCTTAGGCTACATAAGGTATGGTTAGACTAACATGTTATTTGACCTATGTAGATATACGCCGTTGTCATTTCTCTCCGGGTAATTTCGAGCAAACGAGTTTCTTACGTTACGGCTATATAATAGTCTTTGAGATGTTGAAATGGATTAACCTAAATATTTGCTATTCTTCGCATCAATTTCAGTGCTTGTGGTTAGCTGCCATAACTGGATCAATTACCAGTTATAGCAGCTATATTGTCTTTAAAGGTGTGTGCCTGTTTGTGCCTATATATTTCGTAGTACTCCTTCTACGTGAAGGATAAATACTGTAAATATGTCTCTGACGTCACACTGAGGCTCACTTCAATGAACAATATCGTTTAGTTTCATCATTGAATTAACTAATGCAACTGTAGATGTATAGATCATAAAAGAATATTTCAAAGCAATTTATAGAGTGTACAAATTTATTAGTGCAAGtaagaaggagggggggggggaggttaccCACACCCCTTCTTTATCCGTCGGCGTAGTGTTCATAAGTTGCTCGGCCGATAAATCTCTTCCTAGGATTGAGAGGATCCAATTTATGTGCGAATATCATAGCCTACGCAGATGGCTCAGTCAAAGTAACGAAAAGTACGAACCGGCCAATGCAAAATATAGCTTTAAGATGGCTCGGCTTGCTGGACCTTTTAGAGAAAACCCTGAATTATCTGTATATGTAACCCACAATGCAGGATAAAGTTTAGATGAAAGAGGTCCCCAAAACTAATAAAATAGCAGGAGCATAGGACGATGCCTTTGAAAAGGACTAACTCACCCAAGATAAAGAGCCTGCCACGAAATCCAAACAAGTTCACTAAAGCTCTATTGATAAAGTCTCAGTTATGCATTCCGCTTCCATACGAACTAAGACCATTCAATGGTGAGGTACGTGTTAGGTGTAATTTAGTAGAATGAGTCTTACAACAATTACGGGAATAGACAGTTACATTATTCTTAGCATTAAAACGGTAGAAAAGTAACAAGGTAATAAGTGAGATAAAGATTAATTCTATAGTGCTGTAGAGCCCAAATGCTCGAGTGATCTGTAAACAGAGGCCAGAATGACGTGGGTAGTTATCAGAAATTTGGATTGGAGGCTCTTGATGTACAAAATAGGCAAATGAATgcagaaagaagaaaactatTTTGTGGAAGTCTATTATGGACATCAGGGAAATGGGTCAGAGTAGCATCTGCCTACTTATATCTTTTCCATCTTTTGCAACTCGAAGTATTGTGACCTAAGTGAccttagctcagtggttaacgccggtgccttccaataataaggtccccagttcgagtcactccaagattaatgcagGGATTAAGGCTGGTCGTGGAACAGTCTTCCTCCATATTTGAGATGCttgccaaatgttaatattttcaaacgcgatatgaaaactttataaattttctttagatgtctgatatttgtttgtctatcttgCTGCCGTCCTTTATGTGTTTTTGGATGTTTACCGTTCTTCTACTGcgttatattgtatatgtattttgtacagtattgagggctcctctggaaagcaatgcttctgcactgagcaggactaccctcattaaagatgaaaataataattccaacaaaatgtatgtcgtccagttacagagttgttgacaatagataattcataatcatggacgttaaatatgaatctaagagactgacttcggtcagcttgcggctttgataagccaatgaggctttttcgagagttcctgcttgcaggaggatctaaatacatatatacacacacacacactcaagTTCTACTTTACCTGCTAACAAGACAGGATTCTCTCGCCCTCGAATTGGTTATTGTGTAGGGTATACAATAGTAGTCAATGTATTCTATAGTATTGCCTGTGCGCTGTAGCTCACGTAATCCATTAATCCTAAATTGTAAGGTACTCTATTGTAGGCAGTAAGTATATAAGTCACCAGGGTTGTGACGTAACACATCCCTGGACCTCTATTGTCATCCTTTACCGCTATATTAAGTCATGTGACATGTGTACAACTTCATTCGGTGTTAACGAAAAGAGGCAGTGCAGAATAAAGCAAGTTAAGCAAACACTTGTGTTATGTTGTGTTATGTTGGTGTTATATTCTTATTTTCCTTCACTTCAACTGAAGACCAACTTACAGTGTATGTATCGTGAGTGATAAACTTGCGAGAAGGAATCTCTCCACAGAATGTCGAGGCGAGGAGACGGACTATAGATCTTAGGCTGggggtaaataaaaaaaagttaagctaGGAAACCTGATAATAACTGATTTAAGCACTATCAAATATCCCGTTGTTTCTATTGTACTACTTATACAAAAGTATCCTTAAGAAAACCAATTATTACGCACAATGACTGCGAGACATTCTGATTCTTTAATGGTTTCGTGTAATCGATCAACGTCCGGTGATAATTCTGCACTTGTTGTAAGGTTTGTAAGTATTACTATTTTCTCGTTTCCTATGTCAAGTTTATCTTCTTTGAAACTTAGCGTTACCCATtttaacgttaggcctacatTATGCTAGCCTAGGCatatgagaatttttttttacacattaGTAAACTTTTACCGACTGCAGCCAAGACAAGAACACTTAGAGAAATTCCAGAACATAGTACCTACTTACAAGGGTTGGTGACAGGATTGAGTTTCGGATTTTAGTAGGGGTGGGGGCCTCAACATCCGCATTCAGATTTTAGGGGGATTTCAGAAtccagccgatactcatagctggtacagtaactaTAGACTGTTCATATCCTGTTACATATATTACGGCGCTaagaacacaaagtagtaattactgatgcacggttgtggaacatgaaaaGTAGTTGATGTACCAACCATTTAGTGCGACTTTATTAATACGCGATTATAAAATGAAGTCGGcgtatctagtcgttttatgctatatttaggcatgacgaattggcgtaatctaaagagaggtgtgaactgGATTCAAGCGGTATCGTACCTCCTTTACTTCATCTCGTAGGTAGTCTAATCTTCATAtactccttgtccagtcgcgcagtACTATTTCTTACATGGGACCAAGTTAACAGTTTTGTAGTTGTTACAGTTCTATTATATGTTTTGGTTCACTAAAAAAATTTCTCTAATGTTTTTAATTACAGGAAGTCGTATAACCTTCGGAGACGAAAAATCGAGAACTAACAGCAGGTTTTGGAGGGACATGCAGTTCTTAGCAAGGGACATGGTGGACGAGAAACTTGGTCTACGAAGAAATTGTAAAGTTGTAAAATTATGGAAATTAAAAGAGAAGGTAGGGAGTGATGGCCAAGTTTATATGAATTGTACATTAAACCGGTTGGCCAAGGAAGCACAATCACTGGCGTCTGGCTTCCATTGTTGTGACCATTCCTTCACCTATATTGGACGACAGGAGAGGACCCTTCAGGCTGACTTCCTACCAGGACTTCATATCGTTGCCAGGTGAAGATTGCGTTTACATTCACTACAAATATCTCAAGATAAGACTACCTACAGTAGCATGTAATGTTTTAATCATATATTTGTTATGTATCTTGCATGCTTTGTATTCATGACAGAATTGATTTGACCAAGGTTGAAACCAGTCATAGCCGttgttgcttttgaaaatatgGCTTATGTTTACAAAGTTAAATAGGAAAAAGTAAATTGGGTGGAAGGTAGGCCAACAAATTGCTCGACGACTGAAAACACCCAAGAGTATAAACACATTTGTCTTTATCGGACAGATACCCCCATAACGCTTTAACGTATGGCTGATGCACAATCAGAACTTCGTCTGTACAAGACAAAAGGTTGAGGAAGATTATGCAGAGTTTAATATCAGCAAATAGTAAATCCCAACAACTCGCAAATTAAAAGACAGAAAAGGTATGTCATGATCTTTGTCAAGGGCTCTGTGCCATTGGTTGCAGGAGAGCATTTTTTCCATCCTAATAgtgtgaaacttcgtgatggtTCTGGAAAAGAGTAAGATCTTTTCTTTGATGAAAGTATAAAGTCATTGATAAGAACCACATTAACTAAAGATGAAATATTATTCGTGtgagatcaatttaacatttCACGAAGAGCCTATGATTAGTTGACACAAAAGATCTAATAACTTGCAAAAGGATTATAGTATCCTGAAAGTTGGTAAAAAGGATTTAAATGCTCTGTTCACTGTAAAATATATAGAAGAAGATTATGATGATGGAGTTTGCCAATCTATTTCAGATGTTATCTTGCGTAAATTGTAGGAAATTGTCTTACATCCCCAAAAAGTGGAACTTCTCAAACAAAAGCTTCTTACTAAGTGAAAATCATTGGTAATGGGAcgtattttcaattttgttcttcTAATCATAGGGGAAGATTCATGTTCCGATGAGAAAAGGTACTTACTTGATTGCTATTGTAAAATGCACAGAGAAGCAAACTTTATTTCATCGTGTGTCTACCAGATTTTGCCAATGAAATTATCTTTCGTTAACTCACGTTATGCATGATGGCGATAGAATATATCTGAAGTGATTTTTGTGAGGGGATTTTAATTTCTGAATGTGGCTATGGGGTTGGATGCATGCTCCTCCACCCATTCTTGTGCATGATGCAAGTATTCTGCCTCAGAACGATCTGATACTTCAAAGAAATGGTCGATTACAAATCCTGATCATCAATGGGAAAATTGACCATGGCTATAGATAGAAAGCACGATATCAATTGTTCTCATAATCCGCGCATATTTACATCTATTACTGGTGAATGTGTAGTAAATGGACACTCTTCACATGTTTTTAAGAATTGCTGGTCAGCTGGTATTCCAACTTAATAAATATCTGAGGTTCATAGATATTGTTAATAGCAGGTCTACTTATTCAACtgaaaagtgccaaaaataTGGCAGAATTTTAAAAATTAGTAAAGCAACTTGGAATTGAATGGTAGTTTATGTAGATCGCAATTTCAAAAGAAATCAAACCCAGAGATTTTACTGGGCCTGAGTATTGGAAAGTTTTCGATAACATGAGACTAAAAGATAATCTTCCTAACTATCCTGATTTAAactttatttgaaaattttggaCCGAATTTGTATCCAACAAAATGCGAATTTGTCTGAGTGCGGTGATTAAAAACATTGCCCAAACCCCGTGCTTGCCAAGATTATATGTAAACTCCCTTACACTTTGTTAAACATTCAAAGTCGCCAAAGGTGTTAACATTATACGAGGTATGATTGACGCTAACGCGGTTCACTTgccaaaatgttaacaaaatgctcctatatcatttaaaatggaaaaaagaagcaacacaaaattaaaattaaataagatTTTTCCATACTATGATTATGTCATTTACTCATAGACATTTCTGCTAAATATATTTTCGTTTATGGAAGCCGAACATAAAATCAGTTACATTTAATTACACGAAAGGTTTAAAACTTATATGAGCTATGACTGAAGCTGATACGGAATTCTAGCAATACATTTACACATATCCCTTTTCCAATATAATGGAAAAGAAGCTACATACATGATGAAAGTTAACAATACAATATATAACATGAAAACAATAACGCACTTTTTCTCCTTCGGAATTGTCAAAAATTATAAAGTGTTTAGTTTACTCTGAATTGTCTACATATCAACATGAGCGTCAAATACAAACATCGAAAATATCATACAAACACATAAATTAACTGAATGCAGCAGACTATCAATTATACTCGACTTCCATCGTTGAAATACTGTatagcagttccgcgaaaacAAGCAGGCAGCTGACACGAGGACCCTCGAAACAAATGCGTATTGGTTTCGtcattttgtatatatgtaagaaTCATATTAGCCACGTGTCTGTCGTCTTTGATGCCGTAACATAATACCTACGACGATATATCTAGCTGGAAAACATATACTTTTTTATCCAATGTTCCCCGCATCCTCGGCAGCTCCCTCCCCACCTCTTCCCCATGAAATTAAGTCTCTTTTCCCTTGTGCTATTGTACTGTAGATATCTCTCAAGAATAGAACATTGTGTTTGCGGCTGCAAAGGTGTGACGTATTGATCTTCTTGACTAATAACTACAATTCTTCCCTTTTCCCGCCATCGGCAATATTCCAGGTATTTCTCCTCGTTGTTTGCAACGATAGTTATATGAACACTTAATGCTGCTAACGAAGGAAACTGTTCAACATGTATGAAAGAACCTGGAGGTGCAAATTTCGTGTATTGTTCTAAAGATGCTCCAACAACGATTGGCACCATGCCTATGTCCAATGCCCTCCAGAATTTTTCGCTGATATAATCGTCACAGCAAGAATTTTCGAAACTGAGATAAAATTTGTGATTTCCGAGAAGAGTATTAATTACTTTTCGGTCGTTCCAAGGAACTTCTTTCTCGCCGCATTTTCCGTACATGTCTACATGTATAATTTCATTTAGTTCATTCACTAACCGAAGACGATCCCACTGCAACGTCTCACAGTTGCTGCTCATCCATGCTATTAAACGAGTCTTATTTTGTACAAACGATTTTAAATCCATATCAAGTGGCCTATCTTGGAGGAAAGGCTCGTAGTAACCGAACGGTAGGCTAACATCTGAATCGCTTTTATATGAGGCAATCCAGTTGAAGCTAGTATGGTAAAATTTCTCGGGAGGCGTGAGCCCAGAGGCATACAATGGGCTATCTAGGGATATAAGAACCCAGGGTTGAGCCTCCGATCTGTTTCCGTGAGCCCAGGCCCACATGTCTGGTGTTAACCATTGGTAAACATCGGTGAAAAGTACCATATCGGCTCCACGTATGTCCTTTATCGATTCCGAATAAGTTAAGTTTACAGAACAGCTCAGATTCGTACAATCAAAAGTTCTTGGAAACTGAACAAGCTGGTTAAATTGAGGCATCTGTGGGAATTTACAAAACTCTTTCCAGTGTTGCTTCATTCCGAATAAAAGTAATTTCTTCTGGCAAGATGCCTTCCCTTCTACCAGTCCGTGATCAGGCTCATTCCATTGTATAAACAAGTTTTTATTACGAAACATTCCTGTGTGGTCCTTACCAATGGTCGTAGTATACAGCAATAAATACGTAATGAACACCAAGTTGATTAATAAAACACACGTTATTGCATATTTAAGCTGCCACATCTTTCGACTCCGGTTTGTTGAATAAGACATGATATGTATCTAatgttaacatgataaaatACGAGATTAA encodes:
- the LOC139964893 gene encoding alpha-(1,3)-fucosyltransferase 4-like, which produces MVLFTDVYQWLTPDMWAWAHGNRSEAQPWVLISLDSPLYASGLTPPEKFYHTSFNWIASYKSDSDVSLPFGYYEPFLQDRPLDMDLKSFVQNKTRLIAWMSSNCETLQWDRLRLVNELNEIIHVDMYGKCGEKEVPWNDRKVINTLLGNHKFYLSFENSCCDDYISEKFWRALDIGMVPIVVGASLEQYTKFAPPGSFIHVEQFPSLAALSVHITIVANNEEKYLEYCRWREKGRIVVISQEDQYVTPLQPQTQCSILERYLQYNSTREKRLNFMGKRWGGSCRGCGEHWIKKYMFSS